The sequence GATAATACATTTAAGTTATGAGCTTCAGACTGAGCAACTTCATTTTCATGGTGAGGAAAAATTAAATCCATACCGCCACCATGAATATCTAAAGTTTGCCCTAAATACTTTTGAGCCATTACGGAGCATTCAATATGCCATCCGGGACGGCCATAGCCCCATGGTGATTCCCAAAAAAGCTTTTCGCCATTACCCTTCCAAAGAACAAAATCTGCAGGATGTTTTTTTCGTTCATCAACTTCAATACGAGAACCCAATTTTAAATCTTCAAGCTTTTTTCCTGAAAGTTTTCCATATTTTTCAAACGATAAAACATCAAAATATACATCTGCTCCTAAAACATATGCATGTTTTTTTTCTATTAAACTTGAAATAAATTTAATAATTTCTTGTATGTTTTCTGTAACTTTAGGTTCATATGTAGGTTTTAAATTATTTAATTCCTGCATGTCATTCCAAAAATTTTTTGTGTATTTTTGTGAAATTTGCAAATAATCAAGAATATTACCAGTCTCTTCTTTAGCTTTATTTATAAGCTTGTCGTCTATATCTGTAATATTTCGAACATATGTTACATCATATTGTAAAAATTTTAATAATCTGAATAAAATATCAAAATTAACATAACATCTGCCATGGCCAATATGCGAATCTGCATATGGTGTAACACCGCACACATACATACCTACATTTTTATCTTTTAATGGCACAAATGATTCTTTTTTTCTTGTTAAAGTATTTGTTAATATTAATTTCA comes from Candidatus Dependentiae bacterium and encodes:
- the cysS gene encoding cysteine--tRNA ligase encodes the protein MKLILTNTLTRKKESFVPLKDKNVGMYVCGVTPYADSHIGHGRCYVNFDILFRLLKFLQYDVTYVRNITDIDDKLINKAKEETGNILDYLQISQKYTKNFWNDMQELNNLKPTYEPKVTENIQEIIKFISSLIEKKHAYVLGADVYFDVLSFEKYGKLSGKKLEDLKLGSRIEVDERKKHPADFVLWKGNGEKLFWESPWGYGRPGWHIECSVMAQKYLGQTLDIHGGGMDLIFPHHENEVAQSEAHNLNVLSKYWIHNAFINVNKEKMSKSLGNFFTLKTVFQKFDPMILRFYFLQHHYRTPIEFTLQSLNAAKAAYEKLVVVFENVNILKEITISDCESNSLLSEMLSALCDDLNTPKFLGILFENLSKIKESQDLAVLVKTFVNAVVGLKLDAVCEKFEITPEIEDLIKKREQARIDKNWALADEIRGQLLKLGYEVQDKKIK